A stretch of Candidatus Sulfotelmatobacter sp. DNA encodes these proteins:
- a CDS encoding DUF2630 family protein codes for MNDQAVLDRINELAHEEHQLFERESHGEASETDRQRLQELQLTLDQCWDLLRQRRARRTAGQDPEQAKIRDTKTVEGYTG; via the coding sequence ATGAACGACCAGGCGGTTCTCGATCGCATCAACGAGCTCGCGCACGAAGAGCACCAGCTGTTCGAGCGCGAATCCCACGGCGAAGCCAGCGAGACGGATCGTCAGCGGCTCCAAGAATTGCAGCTCACGCTCGACCAGTGCTGGGACCTCCTTCGCCAGCGTCGGGCGCGGCGTACCGCGGGGCAGGACCCCGAGCAAGCGAAGATTCGCGACACGAAGACGGTGGAGGGCTACACCGGCTGA